A genomic region of Magnolia sinica isolate HGM2019 chromosome 6, MsV1, whole genome shotgun sequence contains the following coding sequences:
- the LOC131248012 gene encoding uncharacterized protein LOC131248012, giving the protein MKAVLLRTTSGSSPTQASIGFCSPRGSFSDHDHGTGISFSGRNTTPSPRSALHFEMKDRSWIPTSFRRALSDTDLIRTEKASSGRFRALNRVFSRSVPARISEEQDLSEESVDLQSEMGEDEGSLMSKWKSFDLGVSDRISGISHEELEFPSGGMGMGKGRKVGGGGDGTGDFTSGSGDQNKIGAYYQEMLKLDPGNPLLLRNYGKYLHEVENDLERAEEYYGRAILASPGDAEVLSLYGKLTWETHKDQGRAKSYFDQAIQAAPDNCYVLGSYAQFMWDVAEDDEEEEGPGEERNVDGKSPTLVEAC; this is encoded by the exons ATGAAAGCTGTTCTGCTCAGAACTACTTCGGGTTCGAGTCCGACTCAAGCATCCATCGGTTTTTGCTCGCCGAGGGGATCTTTCTCTGATCATGATCACGGCACCGGAATCTCTTTTTCCGGCAGGAATACCACCCCATCTCCTCGATCCGCCTTGCATTTCGAGATGAAGGATAGAAGCTGGATTCCGACGAGTTTTCGACGAGCTTTGTCTGATACCGACCTGATCCGAACGGAGAAAGCGAGCTCCGGCAGGTTCCGAGCTCTGAATCGGGTCTTTTCCCGTTCGGTTCCGGCACGGATATCAGAGGAACAAGATCTCTCTGAGGAGAGCGTCGATCTGCAGAGTGAAATGGGAGAGGATGAAGGATCTCTGATGTCGAAGTGGAAGAGTTTCGATCTCGGAGTTTCAGATCGGATTTCGGGAATTTCGCACGAGGAATTGGAGTTTCCCAGCGGTGGGATGGGGATGGGGAAGGGGAGGAAGGTCGGGGGAGGTGGCGATGGGACCGGAGATTTTACCAGCGGGAGCGGCGATCAGAACAAGATCGGAGCATATTACCAGGAGATGTTGAAGTTGGACCCTGGGAATCCGCTTCTGCTGAGGAATTACGGAAAATACCTGCACGAG GTGGAGAACGATTTGGAAAGAGCGGAGGAGTATTACGGGAGAGCGATTCTGGCGAGTCCTGGAGATGCAGAGGTATTGTCTCTATATGGAAAGCTGACATGGGAGACGCACAAGGACCAAGGAAGAGCCAAAAGCTACTTCGATCAGGCAATCCAAGCCGCTCCTGATAACTG CTATGTGCTTGGATCGTACGCCCAATTCATGTGGGATGTAGCTGAAGACGACGAGGAAGAAGAAGGTCCTGGAGAAGAAAGAAATGTGGATGGGAAATCCCCGACTTTGGTTGAGGCCTGTTAA